The genomic segment GAAGTCCTTTCCCTAAAACatttcacacacactcacatacagaAGCATCAACATACGCTGTTGAAGTGGGAAGGCTGGACTCTTCCTGATACGCAAGGGAAAGCTGAGCAAAGGAAAGAGAGTACATAGTCTTCCTTCTGTCTAATATAAGTGAACACTGCTTGCTTAGCATTATAAAATGGAATTGGAATTCTGCCACACTGGGAAGCAAACGGACTCGTATCTGCAGCCTTCTTTGAAAAAACACCCCATTTACCTTCACAATTCTTGTACAAGAAGGTGctttatgttttgaaattttttaaactattggcATTTTAAtgatcattttaagtttattattaTGAGTAAATAGAGGGGGAAATACTAAAATTTAGGAAGCAAAAGTCTATTGATATGAATGCTGTGAatactgttttattaattttttagttttatacatGAAATATTAATCTCCTTTCAGTAATACActcaaataaaatacttaatatttagTTTGCAAGTACTTTTTGAGCGCTTtaagggaaaatagaaaattcttCATGAAAAACAGATAAGAAGAAATTCCTGTGGACAAATGgaagacatttaattttttaaaaaatctttaaattcttGTGGAGAAAGTATGTATCATTCAAGTAGTAAACCTGTTATGTCTATAGGTGGCTTACAATAGCTCAAAAACTTATATTCTAAAACTGCTTTAGTGAACTATATATGCAAAACAGCTAGAATCAACTGTCTAAAAGCATAAAAAAGCTTACTGTGACATCAACTTAACTATTACATTTaatggttggaaaaaaatgtagaaaatatgttGTCCTCAGCAAAGGTGTTACTGTATCTaatttaaattattgtatttaatgTACCCCTGTTAATCTATttgtaaactaaaaataaataatattcatcaAACCAAAGTTTGTTTCCTCTTAAGATTTTGAGGCTACTTTGGATGCTTCATTATTCCTTTATGGGATTCATATATtacatatgctttttttaaaagatctacttTAATAGTAGTTAGACATTTTCAAACTGGGGGACAAttatccaaaacaaaaacaatagaggaatacatataattaaaaaatatttggggtAAATATCTGTAAATATATTCTTTGTAAGTTTTTTAGTGAACAAGTTGAAACTATAGTGTAAAATGGCTAAAAATTCAATAATTAAGACCAGCGAAGCAAAAACAACATATACAACCTATACACAGTCAGCAACAACAAAGAGTAAAACGATATGCTTTAGATCACATATATGTAGTTGGTTAAATAAGGAATGTaagaaatgacagaaagaaaaacaacaagagGGAGAGAATTTCTTGCTTATAGTAATATATCTGGATTACAAATCTCCATTGTGCTAATTAATCAAAATTCTTAATACGAGCCTTCTTCCGTGGCTCCATTcacttctttattcatctatccatttgttcattcattcatctgagtAACTACTGCATTTTTGATATTATACCAGTTACCTTTAATCACCCCCAAACTTCCAATAGATTTTTCTTTCAGCCACTTCACACTGAAACTGCCCtgagcaaaatatttttcatatacttatcaacaaaaccaaataacACTTGACCCTCTTGATAGGCCAATTTTTGTTCACATCTTTtgtttaaacataaattttttgaaagatagaAACAGAGGCCTTCTTACCACTTCTAGAGCAAGTGTTCAAGCATTTGGTTAATTCACCCTAAAAATAGTCATGTGAAAGCAATAACAATTTAAATGGTTTCAATGGCTTTAGTCAAACTGAATAAATTTCACATGATAGATATTACAGCGTTCTAAATGtttatgagaaataaaagatatttaattaaAGTTTCATTAGAAACATAAGCaggaaactgatttttaaaaatacaggcaactggaaaacaggaaataagttaattaataGCTTGAAGTAGATACACTAAGCTGTTGCCTGTTTTGTGTCATTTCAGCACCCCCTTGACCACAACCTTCATAATGCCAGAAATTACTTATTTGGGGATTCATTTCTTTAAGtctcaaaaatttttatatatttaggatttTTAATACTATGCAGGTAAAAACTAGCAAGGGGAAAAATAATATGCTTTTGTCAGTCGGCACTTCATGAAGGATTAAGTAATCGCTGTTAATTAAAAATGGTTTGGGATTAGAGCATTATTACAGAAATAGTGTTGAAAATACACTTCACTTTGAGTAAtactttgttttttcaaaataataccaCACATGTGACCTCATTTATTCCTCAGAAGAACTATATACCTGACCAGGGAAGGCTGATTATATTTTAGacacatgaaaaacaaacttCAGAAAGAGAAGCAGGGAAGAGAAGACATTTAGGAAACACCTAAGGTAATGAAAGCCCatcagacaatttttttttcaagactgGCTCAGAAAGTAATCTCTAACTGCTTTAATCTAATTCACTTTTGAATGTCATCACGATAAACCATGTATAAGATGTGCCTCGGTCAAgttaaaattaactgaaaattttataaatgcttccaACTAGAGGAAACCAATGATGGACATTCCCCACCTGTGTTTTAAATGGCCTTTCAAGTAATCTGAGTTAATAAATGTTTCCTGTGTGTTTAACTTACTCCCAGGGAGTAGTTTACATAAAGTACACATTATATTATGGCTAAAATTTTCTTGTGCAAGGTTCCCACATGAGCCTTATTCTCTaagacaaaacaaaccaaaacaaaacaaccccccccaaaacCCAAAGCCCCATTTACTGATCTTTAATAAAACACCATCAAGTTACCacataatattgtaaaaaatttcaACGAGTAGATAGAACATTTTTCTATAGACCTTGATTTCAGAGACGTTCCAAGAATGCTATATTATCAAGGAGCAATACTATTGTCTGACTAAATTAAAAATCCTTTTGTAAATGACGTATCCCCACTAAGCTGTataatttctaattaaatttcATCACAAGTTTTGgttcaaataataaatacatttcctCTAAGAGAGAAACACTCAAACTCAGAATTACAGAGCAGAAGGGAAAAACGAAACGACTATCTGGTTAATGAGCAATGACTTTATATTGCTTATAAATGTAATAAGAACTCCAttagaagatttttattttacttggtgataaaaataaatatccctTTGATAAAGGCAGTTTTGCATTTTTGTCTCCCTATCTtgcattaagaaaaatataaagctcATTCATTCAGCGAATGTATACTAGATGAATGAAAACACCTTCTTATGCCCAGGCAAATGCATATGATATTAAGACTGGCCTGTGACTTAAAACTGAATTGGCTTtttttgataaatgaaaaatcaattgaattttcttctgcttcccaCTGAAAAAGCTGTGTCACGGATGAGAAACATCATAGAACCATTAAGGCACCTGAACCAAGAATGTTGTTTAGAAGGGTACCTATTTGAACACTGTCTGGGTATACTTaactgaacattttattttaaataacatatttaaatatgtatttaaataacataacataacaacACAGAGCTGTTCTCTAAAATATTTGCCTAAAAACAAATGCCACTGtcattgaaagaaaatatacaatcTACTCATTGAAAAATACCGATCATTCATAGGTGGTACTTTGTGAGACTGGAGGAAAAATCATTATTtatgaaagactttttttttgtatgaCAACTTGCATTATGTGATCTGCTACTTCAGAACCTGGAAGCCAGTCCTAGAATGGGGAAGGCACTGCTGTCATGCTTTTTccctaaaaaatttatatatatgaccttcatatatacatagatacgaccttcatatatacatatatacatacacacacacacacacacacacacatgaagtaACTATACCCTAGAGGCTCTATATACCATGACACTATTAGCCATGAATCAGAGAGACAAGACTGGGGTTTCAAATTCCAATTTCTCATGTGagttctcaaaataatttttcgttaaaaagaaataataggttACACAGTGCTTTCCAATATCCACTGAGAATGTGAAAGAGTTGCTTTTCCACTACGCCCATCAAAACTGCTGGACTGAATTAACATCACATTCATAGACATGCTTCTTTTAGAAAACAGTCCACATGTGTTCGGTGAGTTAATATAACAATAGTATTCCTTTAATTCTCCATTCAGGGAGTACCTGTGCCTTGCTCTGGATCTCATAGCAGGCAAAGTGAGAAACTTACTTGGCTTTGAATGTGCTCTTTTAGATGTGGGCCCCTCTGTGCCAGAATCAGGAGGTCGACTAGCTAACTGCAAGGCAGTTGAGTTGTTCCTGTTAGTGTTTTGGGACTCAACATTTGTGACAGCTTCACTCTGTGGATCGGTACTCGGCTTTGTGCcagtctttcttttctgcttttgggACACAGAAGTGCTTGAAGTCCAGGTAGGAGGCAAAGCAGAGGTAGTGGTAGAGGAGTCCTGACTTGAACAAGTTTCTGAAGACTGTATCACATTGTCACTGGCAACTTTACAACACTGGGCGTTCTCTTCGTGTCCCACAGCTTGTTTGGACACGGACTGGGGCAGTGTCACACTACAGCCTTGTATTTGAGCCCCATTAGTTTGAGAGTAGACATTGCTGACCTTGGTGACCTTGTGTTGCCCGTTATTGTTACAAACCTTATATCGGATCATTAGAATGATGATGAAAACCAGCACGGATGCTACAATGATGCcaccaataataataatcatgGTGCCACCCAAAAACTGGGACTGCATGAAATGGCACCGCACGTAATCCTGTTCCGTAGTAAACTGGATGCAACCCACGACTCTTGTGGCAGTGAGGGAAGTGATGCCGTCATCATATATTGCCAAGACGCACAAGTCATACACAGTTCCAGCAGCCAGGTTATTGACAAGAAAAGTTTTGCTCGTAGGAGGTATCATTCTGAGGGACAATGGAATTTgtgttaatattaaaaacaaagcaaaacagataTACACACAGACTCATTATGACTTCGTTCTGTTTCACTTCAGTACTCATTAAGATAAGCACATTTATAACAGATATGAAATATGAGAAAGTGATCTAATCTTATATTTATCTAGTTAAAACGGCTAAAAGTAATTGTTGGATTCTGCATTATATTAGTGGTGCCTACACCATGCCTTGACAAGCTTACTAATTACATTGCTTGGCAAAGCAGAATGCCTAATACAAGCCACtgctaaaaaaatcatttatgacAAATTGCTTTTGAAAGGTGTGACTGTGACATTATCTGACTACTAAACAAATCCATTTAGCACTTACAACACCTCTGTGACTAAAAGCCAATTTGAAGGAAGGGAAAACACTGACAATCACATTAGAAACCAGAATGGAAATGCAATTCAGAGTGTTTATTTTCCAAATCAGTTATAAGCTACTATGGAATGGTATCTAGTAAATCTATCTTTAATAACAAAGGTAATCACTAAGATTAAAGTACTTTATTTACAGATCTCAACCCTCTCTTACGTCCTCAACACTTGGTTCCCAGTATGTTTTTAATCTATAAATGAGGTTGATGAAGATCTATGAGTCCGTGAACAGGGCAAAGCTGTGGACCAGAGCAGAAATCCCTCCTCAACCCCACTGCGGGCTGATAAATTTTCTTTCGGAACACAGCTGGTAAAGTTTGATAAGTGTCTAAGACATCTCTGAATCCACTGTACCACAAAAGTCTTCTGTGGATCCCATTCTCCACTACCTTTTTTTCCTCAGTAGCAACCATGTATGACTAagatttaatttggaaaaaaggcttgaaactctatttttttttctgaaagagttttaGAAATTTCCAGACTTGGCAATGCTAATCTGTTATATAACTGAAACAACGTGTTCTAAATGTACCAAGAAACTTTTAGGCCAGAGTATGTATTTGTGGTTAAAATTACTATCATTTAGTGAGTGCATGAGAAATGTCGGGCATTACCaagcactttatatgcattataatttcatttttaaaataactgtatgaGGTAGGCATTATCATTAATTTACAAGTGACAAACATTCGAGTCAGGAATTCAAGCAATTTCCTCAGGGTCATAGAGAATTTACTTGTTGTGGCAGGATTAAAATCTTGGAATTTGGAAAATAGAAACTGACCTATTTCACAGAGCTAATGTTTAAAGTATATAGAATGTCTAGTAGCCACAGGAAAGTAAGGGATAGGGGTGGATGCTCATCTTTGACAATGGGTGAAATAATCCGTAGCCTAAGTGAAAAGCTGAGTATAATGACAGCAAACTACTTTATGCTAATATACGTGTATCACAGTCTACATCCCCATACATTTAGTGATGAGAGGGATATTAGAAACCATTTACTCTAACTGCTtccttttaaagatgagaaaattaaaactcAGCCAGGTAGAACCCTGCCCAGGAttggtcacacagctagctaggtcagttttgtttttgcctACCAGCCtatgcttactttttaaaaaaaaatttctctcattttcataCATGAACAAAAATCAAATTATCTTTAAGAATTTATCTGGGTGTATAACAACTGATTTGATCTTATttcagaaaaccttaaagactatatatatatatatgtatatatatttcaaagcCATGATTTTGTATCATTTCCTAGGAATAGTCTATCTCAAATGAAATTATATGGAGAggtaaaaatgtatatttccaACTGAAAATTGGACAAGATGTGACTATAAATCAATGAGGCTGAACTTTAGAAAAACATACCAGAAATTCTTTAGTCAGATGCAAATTCTCCACCAATGTCCTTACCCAGAGATTGTTTACATACTTAACTACACTGATACTTTCACTGCTCAAAATACTTATAAACTTCCTCTTTGGAACTGTCTTAAGAACCAGTGTATAtgagacaacacacacacacataactcaATCACTCAAAAAATCAGTCTCATTATTTTATAGTTACATCCTATTTTTGACCAAAAATGGCAATACCCATCTTGATCACCCACCTTATTCACAAGACTTGGCTCCAAATGGCTTTTGCTTGTTTCCAAAATTCAAATTCACCCTCAAAAGACGAAGATTTGCCACCACTGAGGATATTCAAAATAGTATGACGAAGGTTCTAAAGATAATTCCAAAAGTGCTTTGAGCAATGGCAGCGTTATTGGGATAATGGTATAGCCTCCCAACGTGACTTCCTTGAAGGAAAGAACACTCATGTGGATGTGTAAGTTCTggtatgtttttgaatttttaaaataaatcagtctTGTTCTCTGATAGTCACATCTCTTAGATGAGGGGGAAAAGTCagcataatattaaatataaatttgaacTCTCTGAAAATAAcacccttcaaaatattttcccacaTGTATTCAACTTTCACAAACCTtacattatctaatttaaaaaatgtagtgcTTCAATTACAACACAGAGTAGCactgccaattaaaaaaaaaaatcagtagtacATTATCAAGCCCTACACTAAGATGCATGGCCAGTATAAAAATTGGCTAaatttttcttacctgtaaacAAGGGTGTCATCATAAGTACCATTGTACTGGATTTGAAACATACGTATTCCCGggatatttctttgaaaattaaatttaagtagTGCCGTAGATGACGTTGCTTCTGCCACAACAATTTTATCTTGACTCATTTTAGTATCACCATTGCTACTGCTTGCATTAGAACCTGACTTAGTAGAAGTTGAGATATCTGAAGAACCAGGATCAGGCTCATGGATATGGTTCGTACTGTTCAGTAAGTGAGGGAGCTTAATTATATGAAGATCCACCGTTTGTGTTGCTTCCCCAGCAGGATTGGAAGCAATGCAGGTAAAAGCACCTGTATCCTTAACAGTTGTTATAAGAATGTCAAGTGTCCCATTATCATACACCAGAGATCTTGTTGCATTTGAAATAAGCTTCCCTTCAGGAGAAATCCAGTGAATTGCAGGTTCGGGGTCTCCCCTGGCTTTGCACCTCAGGGTTGCCCTTTGACCCTCCAGGACTCTCATCTCGTGTGTATGACGAGTAATGAGAGGAGGCTCACACAAAAACTCTTCCTCAGGAATTGACCAAAAATAGCGGCCAGTTAAAAGCGCTGGGGAAGCACAGGTCTCCAGGTCATCTTCTCTGGACAGACGCCTCAACCACAACAATTCACAATTGCAGTGCAAAGGGTTTCCACCAAAACTTAATGCAAAAGTAGATGGGCTTATGATTCCTGAGGTTGCTAGGACCTGAGCTCGCTGAAAGAGAGGGTCAGGCGGTAGCTTCTGCAATTTATTTGATGTTACATCTAGCCGAGTCATCTTGTGCAAGTGGGAGAAAGTCCCTTTGGGAATGTTATCAATCATATTGTGATCCAAACTGAGGGTATGCAAGCTAACCATCTTCTCAACAGCATCCCATGGAATTGTTTCTAAATTATTATAGGACAGATCCAGCTCCTCGAGGGCAAAGACATCATCAAATGCTGTAGAAGAAATTAAAGTCAGCTGATTGTTGTTCAATATCAAATGATGGAGATTGGAAAGCCCACTGAACATATCATTTGTAATTTTAGTCAATCTGTTGCTATTCAAATGCAATGCCCTCAAATTCCGTAAGTCAGCAAAAGCATGAGGTGTAATAAAACTTATTGTATTCCTGGATAGAGTCAGGTCCACCAAGCTGGTCATATTGGCAAAatctttccttttaatatttgtaaCAAAATTGTCTGCCAAACGCAGTTCCACAGTTCTTCTGTCAATGTTTGGTGGCACAAATAAAAGTCCTTTCTTGGCACAAAGGGTTGCAAGATTAGGAGACAAAATCTGACAGACACAACGCTTTGGACAgatctgagctttcactgctatgccaatgaaaaacagataaaaaagaaatttttccatTGTAGATCAGATTTAAGAGCCTATAAGAGAAGACACAAAATATAGTGTTAGCATCCAATCACTTGAGTAAAGTCCTTATTCCtactaaaataatctttttatgcAGATTAGACACAAacaatttattcatttgcttatttaacAAGTATAAAATAATAACTCTGTATTGTCTGTATAATAGACACTAGGATAAAACTTATGTTATTCATAACCTCATAAGATTTAAAAtcaaatggagaaaacaaagTCAACAGATTATTACGATTCTGCAAATTAAGTGCTATTTTTGAAATATGCCCAGGATACTCCATGGGCTCACAAAAACGAGACATTCAGCCCAGATTGGAGGGTGGGAGCTCAGGAAAACTTCCATTAAATCCCAAAAAAGACATCTTGTAAAGTCAAAAGCTTAGACATTTatggatttgcaaatatttcaatTTACTAGTCTGAGCAGAAACAATAAGAGACAATATTTCTATTTGTTAACCTTGTGGCAAGATACTTGAAAGTAATTAattgttaattaaattttattcatctttacaaACTACCTTGAAAATAGTACAACCTTCACATGCTAGCTGCAAATACAGGATcctgttttcaaaaacaaaaaaggccgAAAATTAACCACAAATGCTCTGAGATTTTTAGATATTAGAATGTTTTATGTGATATAATGTGTATTTTTGAAGATAATTTATGGAAAGTAGTCATCAAAATACTTGACAGTGAGTCCAAGAAGATGtcatatttcatttccttttctgaaaatctTAGCGCacttatatttatcaaaatttaatttttaaaaaattgacagttTCATTTCCATCTTAACCTTAAGTATTTACTCTTGAAAAtaatcatcaaaaataaaaatactaatgcaTATGTGATTAAAATTCTCAAAAAGTACATGTAGTTTTAGTAACCAAGAGGGAAAACAACTGCAGAAAATCACCCAAATGTTTGATGAAAATATGAAACATGGAATTATTCTAGAAATGATGCACCTAGTTTTCTAAATAAAACCTATTCTTATATTATCTTATATTCCTATTTTATGCCTATTTTATGTCATATAAAATGTGGTTGTAATGAATAAGAACTGTCATTCTCAACAAATGAAATAGTTTTACTCTTCTGTTCATGACAGAATAACTAGTACTTAGCCTTTCcacaataagcaaaataaaaaaaagaaaaagaaactgtataaaaatatataaaactacagttttcagacattggaaaaaaggaagcagagaatCCTGATCCTTGAAAcaactgaataaaaaaataaaccctatCATTGAGCCCTGGAGATACTTTCTAAACCACAGCACAAGGAGGGAAAACAAGGCAAAGCATGAAAACTGCTATTCAATTGAAGAGGACT from the Hippopotamus amphibius kiboko isolate mHipAmp2 chromosome 2, mHipAmp2.hap2, whole genome shotgun sequence genome contains:
- the LRFN5 gene encoding leucine-rich repeat and fibronectin type-III domain-containing protein 5, encoding MEKFLFYLFFIGIAVKAQICPKRCVCQILSPNLATLCAKKGLLFVPPNIDRRTVELRLADNFVTNIKRKDFANMTSLVDLTLSRNTISFITPHAFADLRNLRALHLNSNRLTKITNDMFSGLSNLHHLILNNNQLTLISSTAFDDVFALEELDLSYNNLETIPWDAVEKMVSLHTLSLDHNMIDNIPKGTFSHLHKMTRLDVTSNKLQKLPPDPLFQRAQVLATSGIISPSTFALSFGGNPLHCNCELLWLRRLSREDDLETCASPALLTGRYFWSIPEEEFLCEPPLITRHTHEMRVLEGQRATLRCKARGDPEPAIHWISPEGKLISNATRSLVYDNGTLDILITTVKDTGAFTCIASNPAGEATQTVDLHIIKLPHLLNSTNHIHEPDPGSSDISTSTKSGSNASSSNGDTKMSQDKIVVAEATSSTALLKFNFQRNIPGIRMFQIQYNGTYDDTLVYRGRS